One genomic window of Polyangium aurulentum includes the following:
- a CDS encoding DUF302 domain-containing protein: protein MNRTKLRKTLDISYDDALAKIPDVLAHEGFGVLARIDLGETLKAQLGVACRRYTMFNAFNPALAHRALCTDPEVGVLLPCNVALYEDDAGKAVVAILDPLEMVDHDGEAALREIAAETRTKLGHALFRLH from the coding sequence GTGAACCGTACGAAGCTGCGCAAGACGCTCGACATCTCCTACGACGACGCGCTCGCCAAGATCCCGGACGTGCTGGCGCACGAGGGCTTCGGGGTGCTCGCCCGCATCGACCTCGGCGAGACGTTGAAGGCCCAGCTCGGCGTGGCGTGCCGCCGCTACACGATGTTCAACGCCTTCAACCCGGCGCTCGCGCACCGGGCGCTGTGCACCGATCCCGAGGTCGGCGTGCTCTTGCCGTGCAACGTCGCCCTGTACGAGGACGACGCGGGCAAGGCGGTGGTGGCGATCCTCGACCCGCTCGAGATGGTCGACCACGACGGCGAGGCCGCGCTGCGCGAGATCGCCGCCGAGACGCGCACCAAGCTCGGCCACGCGCTGTTCCGACTCCACTGA
- a CDS encoding peroxisomal multifunctional enzyme type 2 codes for MANELRFDGKVAIVTGAGNGLGRAHALLLGGRGAKVVVNDLGGGRHGGGKSSEAADKVVAEIKAGGGEAVANYDSVEDGGKIVQSALDAFGRIDIVVNNAGILRDVTFHKMTEEDWELIYRVHVLGGFRVTHAAWPHMRDQGYGRVIFTSSAAGIYGNFGQANYSMAKLGLVGLSNTLALEGKKKNVLVNTIAPIAGSRLTETVLPKEITDALKPEYVSPLVAYLAHESCTETGGLFEVGGGFFAKLRWERSEGKTFRLGKNIRVEDLEKGWNSIAGFEKSTHPTDINQSMGPVMTNVQAGPAKGGNDLIDVDQALGYEYPPIHSSYDERDLAIYALGVGAAEDPLDDKDLRHVYELHGQGFVPLPTYGVVPALKALMDLARAGKTAPGMNYGLDRLLHGEQYMELKRPLPPAAKLTHKAKVKEIWDKGKNAVIVTEIRSFDESGEELVRNESSAVIRGAGGWGGERGPATDVNVAPERAADATIEQKIPENQALLYRLSGDWNPLHADPSFASAFGFQKPILHGLCTFGYAARHVVKAFAGNDARKFKSVKVRFADSVFPGETLVTEMWKESDTRIVFRCRVKERDKVVISNAAIELFTEIPQAKPKAQAQAPAKASAQAAPAASGPKDNPSADVFIGIADYVSKNPGLVDKIKTVYQFNLTDPNSTWTIDLKNGKGSVFEGAGTAAPDCTLEISNADWLAMATGAADPQQLYFGGKLKISGNVMASQKLSFMKKIDPEQAKAAIAAHKAMALGSNSTPAASPAAGSGAKAENPSGDVFIGIRDYVEKNPALVEKVKTIFQFKLTNPDATWTLDLKNGPGSVFEGAGKDAPDCTLEIANDDWLAMASGKADPQQLYFGGKLKISGNVMASQKLSFMKKIDPEQAKAAVAAHKAKTASGGGAETKAAPAAQAASSGPGAAAVFDALKERLGKSPEIAKEVGAVVGFKLSAPAGEWFVDFTDGKTLVQAGAGPKPAAVLSLSTEDLVALAQGKETEARLYQTGRMRVDGDVRIASHRLGFLKGLLS; via the coding sequence ATGGCCAACGAGCTTCGTTTCGATGGGAAGGTCGCGATCGTCACGGGTGCGGGCAACGGGCTCGGGCGGGCTCATGCGCTCTTGCTCGGCGGCCGCGGGGCCAAGGTGGTCGTCAACGACCTCGGCGGCGGGCGGCACGGCGGGGGCAAGAGCTCCGAGGCGGCCGACAAGGTCGTGGCCGAGATCAAGGCCGGGGGCGGCGAGGCCGTTGCGAACTACGACTCGGTCGAGGACGGCGGCAAGATCGTGCAGAGCGCGCTCGACGCGTTCGGGCGCATCGACATCGTCGTGAACAACGCCGGCATCTTGCGGGACGTGACGTTCCACAAGATGACCGAGGAGGACTGGGAGCTCATCTACCGCGTGCACGTGCTCGGCGGGTTCCGGGTGACGCACGCGGCGTGGCCGCACATGCGCGACCAGGGCTATGGCCGCGTGATCTTCACGTCGAGCGCGGCGGGCATCTACGGCAACTTCGGCCAGGCCAACTACTCGATGGCGAAGCTCGGGCTCGTGGGCCTGTCGAACACGCTCGCGCTCGAGGGCAAGAAGAAGAACGTCCTCGTGAACACCATCGCGCCGATCGCGGGCTCGCGCCTGACGGAGACGGTGCTGCCGAAGGAGATCACCGACGCGCTCAAGCCCGAGTACGTGAGCCCCCTGGTCGCGTACCTCGCCCACGAGAGCTGCACCGAGACGGGCGGGCTCTTCGAGGTGGGCGGCGGCTTCTTCGCCAAGCTCCGCTGGGAGCGCAGCGAGGGCAAGACGTTCAGGCTCGGCAAGAACATCCGCGTCGAGGACCTCGAGAAGGGCTGGAACAGCATCGCCGGCTTCGAGAAGTCGACCCACCCGACCGACATCAACCAGTCGATGGGTCCGGTGATGACGAACGTGCAGGCCGGCCCCGCGAAGGGCGGCAACGACCTCATCGACGTGGATCAGGCGCTCGGATACGAGTACCCGCCGATCCACTCGAGCTACGACGAGCGCGATCTCGCGATCTACGCGCTCGGCGTGGGCGCGGCCGAGGATCCGCTCGACGACAAGGATCTGCGTCACGTCTACGAGCTGCACGGGCAGGGCTTCGTGCCGCTGCCGACCTACGGCGTGGTGCCGGCGCTCAAGGCGCTCATGGATCTGGCGCGGGCGGGCAAGACGGCGCCCGGGATGAACTACGGGCTCGATCGGCTCCTGCACGGCGAGCAGTACATGGAGCTCAAGCGACCGCTGCCGCCGGCCGCGAAGCTCACGCACAAGGCCAAGGTCAAAGAGATCTGGGACAAGGGCAAGAACGCGGTCATCGTCACCGAGATCCGGAGCTTCGACGAGTCGGGCGAGGAGCTGGTGCGCAACGAGAGCTCCGCCGTCATCCGCGGCGCGGGCGGGTGGGGCGGCGAGCGCGGGCCGGCGACGGACGTGAACGTGGCGCCCGAGCGCGCGGCGGACGCGACGATCGAGCAGAAGATCCCGGAGAACCAGGCGCTGCTCTACCGGCTGAGCGGCGACTGGAACCCGCTGCACGCCGACCCGAGCTTCGCCTCGGCGTTCGGGTTCCAGAAGCCGATCCTGCACGGGCTGTGCACGTTCGGCTACGCGGCGCGGCACGTGGTCAAGGCCTTCGCGGGCAACGACGCGCGCAAGTTCAAGAGCGTCAAGGTGCGCTTCGCCGACAGCGTCTTCCCGGGCGAGACGCTCGTCACCGAGATGTGGAAGGAGAGCGACACGCGCATCGTCTTCCGCTGCCGCGTGAAGGAGCGTGACAAGGTCGTCATCTCGAACGCGGCGATCGAGCTGTTCACCGAGATCCCGCAGGCGAAGCCGAAGGCCCAGGCGCAAGCCCCGGCCAAGGCGTCTGCGCAAGCGGCCCCCGCGGCGTCGGGCCCGAAGGACAACCCGAGCGCGGACGTGTTCATCGGGATCGCCGACTACGTCTCGAAGAACCCGGGCCTCGTCGACAAGATCAAGACCGTCTACCAGTTCAACCTGACGGACCCGAACAGCACCTGGACGATCGATCTGAAGAACGGCAAGGGCTCGGTGTTCGAGGGCGCGGGCACGGCGGCCCCGGACTGCACGCTCGAGATCTCGAACGCCGACTGGCTCGCGATGGCGACGGGCGCGGCCGATCCGCAGCAGCTCTACTTCGGCGGCAAGCTGAAGATCTCGGGCAACGTGATGGCCTCGCAGAAGCTGTCGTTCATGAAGAAGATCGATCCCGAGCAGGCCAAGGCCGCGATCGCGGCGCACAAGGCCATGGCGCTCGGCTCGAACTCGACGCCCGCGGCCTCGCCTGCGGCCGGATCGGGCGCGAAGGCGGAGAACCCGAGCGGCGACGTGTTCATCGGCATCCGCGACTACGTCGAGAAGAACCCGGCGCTCGTCGAGAAGGTGAAGACGATCTTCCAGTTCAAGCTGACGAACCCCGACGCCACCTGGACGCTCGATCTGAAGAACGGCCCGGGCTCGGTGTTCGAGGGCGCGGGCAAGGACGCTCCCGACTGCACGCTCGAGATCGCGAACGACGACTGGCTCGCGATGGCCTCGGGCAAGGCCGATCCGCAGCAGCTCTACTTCGGCGGCAAGCTGAAGATCTCGGGCAACGTGATGGCCTCGCAGAAGCTGTCGTTCATGAAGAAGATCGACCCCGAGCAGGCCAAGGCGGCCGTCGCCGCGCACAAGGCCAAGACCGCGAGCGGCGGCGGTGCGGAGACGAAGGCCGCGCCGGCAGCGCAGGCAGCCTCGTCAGGCCCGGGCGCAGCGGCCGTGTTCGACGCGCTGAAGGAGCGGCTCGGCAAGAGCCCCGAGATCGCGAAGGAGGTCGGCGCGGTCGTCGGCTTCAAGCTGAGCGCGCCCGCCGGCGAGTGGTTCGTCGACTTCACGGACGGCAAGACGCTCGTGCAAGCGGGCGCGGGGCCGAAGCCGGCGGCCGTGCTGTCGCTCTCGACCGAGGATCTCGTGGCCCTCGCGCAGGGCAAGGAAACCGAGGCGCGGCTCTATCAGACGGGTCGGATGCGCGTGGACGGCGACGTGCGGATCGCCTCGCATCGTCTCGGATTCCTCAAAGGGCTTCTCTCGTAG
- a CDS encoding lipid-transfer protein, translating into MGRRVNVIGVGMVKFQKPGASEEYNVMAAKAARTALADAGVDYGEVEQAYAGYVFGDSTCGQRAVYEVGLTGIPVINVNNNCSTGSTALYLGRQAIEGGLAECVLVVGFEQMEKGALGSKWSDRTSPIDKHADVMGRVQGFNQSPPTAQMFGGAGREYRWKYGAKRETFGKVAEKARKHASKNPYALFNEALSLEEIMASPEVFDPLTRFQCCPPTCGAAAAILCSDDYAKRKGITNPVYIAAQAMTTDFASSFGDSMIKMVGYDMAKAAADKVYAQSGLGPEDVQVVELHDCFSANEVLTYEALGLCKEGEAEKFIWDGDNTFGGKYVTNPSGGLLSKGHPLGATGLAQCTELVWQLRGQAEARQVEGAKVALQHNLGLGGACVVTMYRK; encoded by the coding sequence ATGGGCAGGCGAGTCAACGTGATCGGCGTCGGGATGGTGAAGTTCCAGAAGCCCGGCGCGAGCGAGGAGTACAACGTGATGGCCGCGAAAGCGGCGCGCACGGCCCTCGCGGACGCGGGCGTCGACTACGGCGAGGTCGAGCAGGCCTACGCGGGATACGTGTTCGGCGACAGCACCTGCGGCCAGCGCGCCGTCTACGAGGTGGGCCTGACCGGCATCCCCGTCATCAACGTCAACAACAACTGCTCGACGGGCTCGACGGCCCTCTACCTCGGCCGCCAGGCCATCGAGGGAGGCCTCGCCGAGTGCGTGCTCGTCGTGGGCTTCGAGCAGATGGAGAAGGGCGCCCTCGGCTCGAAGTGGAGCGACCGGACGAGCCCGATCGACAAGCACGCCGACGTGATGGGCCGCGTGCAGGGCTTCAACCAGTCGCCGCCCACGGCGCAGATGTTCGGCGGCGCCGGGCGCGAGTACCGCTGGAAGTACGGCGCCAAGCGCGAGACCTTCGGCAAGGTCGCCGAGAAGGCCCGCAAGCACGCGAGCAAGAACCCCTACGCGCTCTTCAACGAGGCCCTGTCGCTCGAGGAGATCATGGCCTCGCCCGAGGTCTTCGACCCGCTGACGCGCTTCCAGTGCTGCCCGCCGACCTGCGGCGCCGCCGCCGCGATCCTCTGCTCGGACGACTACGCGAAGAGGAAGGGCATCACGAACCCGGTCTACATCGCGGCGCAGGCGATGACGACCGACTTCGCGTCGAGCTTCGGCGACAGCATGATCAAGATGGTCGGCTACGACATGGCGAAGGCCGCCGCCGACAAGGTCTACGCGCAGTCGGGACTCGGCCCCGAGGACGTGCAGGTCGTCGAGCTGCACGATTGTTTCAGCGCAAACGAAGTCCTCACCTACGAGGCGCTCGGCCTGTGCAAAGAGGGCGAAGCCGAGAAGTTCATCTGGGATGGCGACAACACGTTCGGCGGCAAGTACGTGACCAACCCGTCGGGCGGCCTTCTCTCGAAGGGCCACCCGCTCGGCGCGACGGGTCTGGCGCAGTGCACCGAGCTGGTCTGGCAGCTCCGCGGGCAGGCGGAAGCGCGTCAGGTCGAAGGCGCGAAGGTGGCGCTGCAGCACAACCTCGGCCTCGGTGGGGCGTGCGTGGTGACGATGTACAGGAAGTAA